A window of Oscillatoria sp. FACHB-1406 contains these coding sequences:
- the hpsP gene encoding hormogonium polysaccharide biosynthesis glycosyltransferase HpsP, which translates to MKILQIVPSISLVYGGPSQMVRGLSAALAARGVEVMVLTTDSNGDAGQPPLDVPLDRPVAEDGYQVRYFRCSPFRRYKFSVELLRWLGQNAREYDLAHIHALFSPVSTAAATVARSRGLPYILRPLGTLDPADLRKKQRLKQIYAALWERKNIAGAAALHFTSDREAEISHRFGAKTRDLVLPLGVQLSELPQAGKAREKWGIAPEIPLLLFMSRLDPKKGFDLLFPALEALQSEGVEFHFVLAGSNSQAPDYERQIRDRLSSSPLNSRTTIAGFVTGIDKLALLRDADLFVLPSYYENFGIAVAEAMLAGLPVVISDRVDLEVDVRQAGAGWVGSCQIESLTNNLRSAITNEAERQQRGKKARDYALEHYSWDAIAARTLEAYKRLIMNNE; encoded by the coding sequence ATGAAAATTCTTCAGATCGTCCCTTCGATATCCTTAGTCTATGGCGGCCCCAGCCAGATGGTGAGGGGATTGTCCGCAGCTTTAGCAGCGCGAGGAGTTGAAGTGATGGTGCTGACGACGGACTCGAACGGCGATGCGGGACAACCGCCGTTAGATGTTCCGCTCGATCGCCCTGTCGCCGAAGATGGCTATCAAGTCCGTTATTTTCGCTGTTCCCCCTTTCGGCGTTATAAGTTTTCTGTCGAGTTGTTGCGCTGGTTGGGGCAGAACGCGCGAGAGTACGATTTAGCGCATATTCACGCGCTATTTTCGCCGGTGAGTACCGCAGCGGCGACGGTGGCGCGATCGCGCGGCTTGCCCTATATTCTCCGTCCTCTGGGGACGCTGGATCCGGCCGACTTACGGAAAAAGCAGCGTCTCAAGCAGATCTATGCAGCACTGTGGGAAAGGAAGAATATTGCAGGGGCGGCGGCGTTGCATTTTACGAGCGATCGCGAAGCCGAAATTTCTCATCGCTTCGGCGCGAAAACCCGAGATCTCGTACTTCCCCTCGGAGTCCAGTTATCAGAACTGCCACAGGCGGGTAAAGCAAGGGAAAAATGGGGAATTGCGCCGGAGATTCCCTTACTGTTATTTATGTCGCGCCTCGACCCCAAAAAAGGCTTCGATTTGCTGTTTCCCGCCTTAGAAGCCTTGCAATCGGAAGGGGTTGAGTTTCACTTCGTTTTAGCCGGATCGAATTCTCAAGCGCCCGATTACGAACGGCAAATTCGCGATCGCCTTTCCTCCTCTCCCCTTAATTCTCGCACTACCATTGCCGGATTTGTGACCGGCATCGATAAACTCGCCCTCCTGCGCGATGCCGATCTCTTCGTACTGCCGAGCTATTATGAAAACTTTGGCATTGCCGTTGCTGAAGCCATGCTTGCGGGTTTGCCCGTTGTCATTTCCGATCGCGTCGATCTCGAAGTAGACGTGCGCCAAGCCGGTGCGGGTTGGGTGGGTTCGTGTCAGATTGAAAGCTTGACAAACAACCTTCGTTCTGCAATAACGAATGAGGCAGAACGGCAACAGCGAGGGAAGAAAGCGCGCGACTATGCCTTAGAGCATTATAGTTGGGACGCGATCGCCGCTCGCACCCTTGAAGCCTACAAACGATTAATAATGAATAATGAATAG
- the lpxB gene encoding lipid-A-disaccharide synthase: protein MRIFISTGEVSGDLQGGLLVEALYRQAAAAGIPLEIVALGGDRMAAAGAELLGNTKGIGSVGLLEAIPFILPTLQVQKAAKQYLKNNPPDLIVLIDYAGPNNVIGNYARQHLPNVPIVYYIAPQYWIWTPFPNDIKKMIAVTDRLLAIFPEEARFFEKRGVSVGWVGHPLVDRLQNPPKREEARQELGIAPDELAISLFPVSRRQEVKYLFPNLFSAAREVQEQLPQVRYIISLSLPVYRKPIQEQIDKHGLKAIIWEGHSLTAMAAADLAIAKSGTVNLEIALMGIPQLVVYRLSPITLGFARTVLKYPSPFLAPPNLVLMEPIVPELFQEEATPENIAQNAIDLLLNRERRNKMLHDYQRMRDCLGEAGVCDRAAREILEYRK from the coding sequence ATGCGGATATTTATTAGTACCGGGGAAGTTTCGGGCGATTTACAAGGCGGGTTGTTAGTGGAGGCGTTGTATCGCCAAGCGGCCGCTGCGGGCATCCCTTTAGAGATCGTCGCCTTGGGGGGCGATCGCATGGCAGCAGCGGGGGCAGAACTCCTCGGCAATACCAAGGGCATCGGTTCGGTAGGTTTGCTAGAAGCGATTCCCTTTATTCTGCCGACGTTGCAAGTGCAAAAAGCAGCAAAGCAATATCTGAAAAATAATCCGCCCGATCTTATTGTTTTAATCGACTACGCAGGGCCAAATAACGTTATCGGCAACTACGCACGCCAGCATCTCCCTAACGTGCCGATCGTCTACTATATCGCACCGCAGTATTGGATTTGGACACCATTTCCCAATGACATCAAAAAGATGATTGCAGTCACCGATCGCTTGCTAGCTATTTTCCCCGAAGAAGCGCGGTTTTTTGAAAAGCGAGGCGTATCGGTGGGATGGGTAGGACATCCCCTTGTCGATCGCCTCCAGAACCCGCCAAAGCGTGAGGAAGCGCGACAGGAATTAGGAATTGCCCCCGACGAACTCGCCATCTCTTTATTCCCCGTTTCGCGCCGCCAAGAAGTGAAATATTTATTCCCGAATTTATTTTCCGCCGCGCGAGAAGTTCAGGAGCAATTGCCGCAAGTTCGTTATATTATTTCCCTCTCGCTGCCGGTGTATCGCAAGCCGATTCAAGAACAGATCGATAAGCACGGGTTAAAGGCGATAATTTGGGAAGGACACAGTTTAACGGCAATGGCGGCGGCAGATCTGGCGATCGCGAAATCGGGAACGGTAAACCTGGAAATTGCCCTGATGGGTATTCCTCAATTGGTGGTGTATCGTCTCAGTCCGATTACCTTGGGGTTTGCGCGAACGGTGCTGAAATATCCTTCGCCGTTCCTCGCACCGCCGAACTTAGTGCTGATGGAACCGATTGTGCCGGAGTTGTTTCAAGAAGAGGCAACGCCAGAGAATATTGCTCAAAACGCGATCGATTTGCTGTTGAATCGAGAACGACGCAATAAAATGCTGCACGATTACCAACGGATGCGCGATTGTTTGGGAGAAGCAGGCGTGTGCGATCGCGCCGCGCGGGAAATCTTAGAGTATCGCAAATAA
- the hisA gene encoding 1-(5-phosphoribosyl)-5-[(5-phosphoribosylamino)methylideneamino]imidazole-4-carboxamide isomerase — MEVIPAIDLLEGRCVRLYQGDYQQSQVFSENPTEVARRWESEGATRLHLVDLDGAKQGHPVNTDAIASIVRAISIPVQVGGGLRDREGISKLLDLGVDRAIVGTIAVEKPELVQTLTREFPQKIVVGIDARDGQVATRGWLETSHIAATELGQQMAEIGAAAIIYTDIHRDGTLAGPNLEALREMAKAVEIPIIASGGIGSLTDLLSLLALEPAGVTGVIVGKALYSGDVSLVEAVRAIGSGRWQDVPPGDSSFSTFA; from the coding sequence ATGGAAGTTATCCCTGCCATCGATTTGCTCGAAGGTCGCTGCGTGCGACTCTATCAAGGCGACTACCAACAATCGCAGGTGTTTAGCGAAAATCCCACCGAGGTGGCGCGGCGCTGGGAAAGTGAAGGAGCAACACGCTTGCATTTAGTCGATCTCGACGGAGCCAAGCAAGGGCATCCCGTCAATACAGATGCGATCGCCTCTATCGTCCGCGCTATCTCAATTCCCGTGCAAGTCGGGGGCGGATTGCGCGATCGAGAAGGAATATCGAAACTGCTCGATTTGGGAGTCGATCGCGCGATCGTCGGTACGATTGCCGTAGAAAAGCCAGAACTCGTACAAACCCTGACTCGAGAATTCCCCCAAAAAATTGTCGTTGGAATCGACGCGCGCGACGGACAAGTCGCAACCCGAGGCTGGTTGGAAACCTCCCACATCGCCGCCACCGAACTCGGACAGCAAATGGCAGAAATTGGCGCGGCAGCGATTATTTACACCGATATTCACCGCGATGGTACTCTGGCGGGGCCGAACTTAGAAGCCTTACGCGAGATGGCAAAAGCGGTAGAAATTCCCATTATCGCATCCGGCGGCATCGGTTCGCTGACCGATTTATTGAGTTTGCTCGCCCTCGAACCGGCGGGCGTGACCGGCGTTATCGTCGGTAAAGCACTCTACAGCGGCGATGTGTCGCTGGTTGAAGCGGTTCGCGCGATCGGTTCCGGACGCTGGCAAGACGTACCACCGGGCGATAGCAGTTTTTCGACTTTCGCTTAA
- a CDS encoding cation:proton antiporter, protein MPLPVLVLAQVLIVIGISRLVGSAFRWIKQPQVIGEIVAGIMLGPSLLGLIAPHWSGALFPPETIPFLEVISDVGLIFFMFLIGLELNPKYLKGNLDIAILTSHVSILVPFSLGSILALLLYPQVSNNSVSFTAFAMFLGAAMSITAFPVLARIITENNLQNTRLGTLALTCAAVDDVTAWCLLAVAIAVTRTNSMTGALPTIIESIIYIALMLTIGRKFLKRLAKYYNRRGRLTQLTLAGIYMAVVASALITEFIGIHLIFGAFLLGAVMPKNAGLTREIAEKTEDFVLIFLLPVFFAYSGLRTQIGLLDRPELWGLCAAILGVAVIGKYAGTYIAARVCGIENREASALGWLMNTRGLTELIVLNIGLSLGVISPLLFAMLVIMALVTTFMTSPLLEWTFPKRLIRLDTVEDETQELAPNYRILVPVANPDTQRGLLQLAISLAGQGQPPAVVHPLSLIQLQEDYAFESTPVEAERLMQERRTTLEGLINSLELTEAKKLIQPIIRTTNDVARETIQIARLDRADLILVGWHRPTFSSNRLGGRVGQILRGAPVDVAVFVDRGRTRLNTLLVPYAANVHDDLALELALRLLVNDDSRQLTILRPEPEAEPSQALTHELQRLLDSLPPAARSRLEIVAVGNSQPLEAVIQASANVDLTLAGTTREWGIERHTLGSYTDELAVRCHSSLLIARCHLTARSHLKSVLTEASVPNPPQSEPI, encoded by the coding sequence ATGCCTTTACCGGTCCTCGTTCTCGCTCAAGTTCTTATTGTCATCGGGATTTCGCGTCTTGTCGGTTCGGCTTTTCGCTGGATAAAACAGCCTCAAGTTATTGGTGAAATTGTTGCCGGAATTATGTTAGGCCCGTCGCTATTGGGGTTAATTGCTCCCCACTGGTCGGGAGCCTTATTTCCACCAGAAACAATCCCTTTTTTAGAGGTTATTTCAGATGTCGGGCTGATCTTTTTCATGTTTTTGATCGGCTTAGAATTAAACCCAAAATATCTAAAGGGGAACTTAGACATTGCAATCTTAACTTCCCACGTTAGCATTCTGGTTCCTTTTTCATTGGGAAGTATTTTGGCGTTGCTCCTGTACCCGCAAGTCTCGAATAACAGCGTCTCTTTTACTGCTTTTGCGATGTTTTTAGGCGCAGCAATGTCGATTACTGCCTTTCCAGTTCTAGCCAGAATTATTACTGAAAATAACCTACAAAATACGCGATTGGGTACGTTAGCCTTAACTTGTGCGGCGGTGGATGACGTGACAGCGTGGTGTTTGCTCGCCGTCGCGATCGCGGTAACGCGAACCAATAGTATGACGGGTGCTTTACCTACGATTATCGAATCGATAATCTACATCGCTTTGATGTTAACAATCGGACGAAAATTCTTGAAACGGTTGGCAAAATATTACAACCGCAGAGGGCGTTTGACACAATTGACCCTTGCGGGAATTTATATGGCAGTTGTTGCTTCTGCCTTAATTACAGAATTTATTGGAATTCACTTAATTTTTGGAGCATTTCTGTTAGGGGCAGTTATGCCTAAAAATGCAGGATTAACGAGAGAAATTGCCGAAAAAACCGAAGATTTTGTTTTAATTTTCTTGCTACCCGTATTTTTTGCTTATAGCGGTTTGCGAACGCAAATTGGTCTGTTAGATCGCCCGGAACTCTGGGGATTGTGCGCAGCTATTTTAGGGGTTGCCGTCATTGGCAAATACGCGGGAACATACATTGCTGCAAGGGTTTGCGGGATTGAAAATCGAGAAGCTTCGGCTTTAGGCTGGCTGATGAATACGCGCGGACTAACGGAGTTAATCGTTCTTAATATTGGGTTGAGCCTGGGCGTTATTTCGCCGTTACTGTTTGCGATGTTGGTGATTATGGCTTTAGTAACGACGTTCATGACTTCGCCGCTGTTGGAATGGACATTCCCGAAACGCCTGATTCGTTTGGATACGGTGGAGGATGAAACGCAGGAACTCGCACCCAATTATCGCATTCTGGTTCCGGTAGCAAATCCCGATACGCAGCGCGGTTTGTTGCAATTAGCGATCTCGCTTGCAGGGCAAGGACAACCGCCTGCTGTCGTGCATCCCCTGAGTTTGATCCAACTGCAAGAAGATTACGCCTTTGAGAGTACCCCGGTCGAAGCAGAACGATTAATGCAGGAACGGCGCACCACCCTCGAGGGATTAATAAACAGCCTCGAATTGACGGAAGCCAAAAAGCTCATCCAACCCATCATCCGCACGACAAACGATGTGGCGCGCGAAACCATCCAAATCGCCCGCCTCGATCGCGCCGACTTAATCCTCGTCGGTTGGCATCGCCCGACATTCAGCAGCAATCGTTTAGGCGGTAGAGTCGGGCAGATTCTGCGCGGCGCGCCCGTAGATGTGGCGGTATTCGTCGATCGCGGGCGCACTCGCCTCAATACCCTCCTGGTTCCTTACGCTGCCAACGTTCACGACGATTTAGCCCTGGAGTTAGCCTTGCGCCTACTCGTGAACGACGACTCCCGACAGCTGACGATTTTGCGCCCGGAACCCGAAGCCGAACCATCGCAAGCATTAACCCACGAATTGCAACGTTTGCTCGACTCACTCCCCCCCGCTGCGCGATCGCGTCTCGAAATCGTCGCCGTCGGAAATAGTCAACCTTTAGAAGCTGTCATTCAAGCCTCAGCTAACGTCGATCTCACCTTAGCGGGAACGACGCGCGAATGGGGAATCGAACGGCATACCCTGGGCAGTTACACCGACGAACTCGCCGTGCGCTGTCACTCCTCGCTGCTAATTGCGCGCTGCCACTTAACCGCGCGATCGCACCTCAAATCCGTTTTAACTGAGGCTTCCGTTCCCAACCCGCCGCAATCCGAGCCGATCTAA
- a CDS encoding CTP synthase, translating into MSKFVFVTGGVVSSIGKGIVAASLGRLLKSRNYSVSILKLDPYINVDPGTMSPFQHGEVFVTEDGAETDLDLGHYERFTDTSMSRLNSVTQGSIYQAVLNKERRGDYQGGTVQVVPHITNEIQSRIARVAQNTHSDVVITEIGGTIGDIESQPFLEAIRRFRKEVGRNNVLYVHVTLMPWIPSAGELKTKPTQHSVKELRSIGIQPNILVCRCDRPLPPGIKEKISEFCDVPVESVITAQDVSSIYEVPLRLEREGLAKQTLALLELEARHPDLSAWQTLVERMSAPSRHIEIALVGKYIRLSDAYLSVVEALRHAAIASNSEVKLRWVSAEDLEIDGAAKHLKGVSGVVVPGGFGIRGVDGKVIAIEYARQEKIPFLGLCLGMQCAAIEWARNIARLEQANSAEFDKDTPNPIIALLPEQEDVVDLGGTMRLGLYPCRIAPDTLAASLYGEEVVYERHRHRYEFNNAYRNLFVETGYQISGTSPDGRLVEMIEYSNHPFFIATQFHPEFSSRPSSPHPLFLGFVKAALEWDDAEDASSTSMASESLPSLVQVAEVS; encoded by the coding sequence ATGTCTAAATTCGTATTCGTCACCGGCGGTGTAGTCTCCAGTATCGGAAAAGGAATTGTCGCCGCGAGTTTGGGGCGCTTGCTCAAATCGCGAAACTACTCCGTTTCCATCCTCAAACTCGACCCCTATATTAACGTCGATCCCGGCACCATGAGTCCCTTTCAGCACGGCGAAGTGTTCGTTACCGAAGACGGCGCAGAAACCGACTTAGACTTGGGACATTACGAACGCTTTACCGACACCTCCATGTCGCGCCTCAACAGCGTCACGCAGGGTTCCATCTATCAAGCCGTCCTCAACAAAGAACGACGAGGCGACTACCAAGGCGGTACCGTCCAAGTCGTCCCCCACATCACCAACGAAATTCAATCGCGCATTGCCCGCGTCGCTCAAAACACCCATTCCGATGTCGTCATTACCGAAATTGGCGGCACGATTGGCGACATCGAATCGCAACCCTTCCTCGAAGCCATTCGCCGCTTTCGCAAAGAAGTGGGGCGCAATAACGTACTCTACGTCCACGTGACCTTAATGCCGTGGATTCCCTCCGCCGGAGAACTGAAAACCAAACCGACGCAACATTCCGTCAAAGAATTGCGCTCGATAGGCATTCAACCCAATATTTTAGTCTGTCGGTGCGATCGCCCGCTCCCGCCCGGAATTAAAGAAAAAATCTCCGAATTCTGCGACGTTCCCGTCGAATCCGTCATCACCGCCCAAGATGTCAGCAGCATCTACGAAGTTCCCCTCCGCCTCGAACGCGAAGGACTCGCCAAACAAACCCTTGCCCTGCTAGAACTTGAAGCTCGCCATCCCGACTTAAGCGCTTGGCAAACCCTCGTCGAACGCATGAGTGCGCCCAGCCGACACATCGAAATTGCCCTCGTCGGAAAATACATTCGTCTCAGCGATGCTTATCTTTCCGTTGTCGAAGCGCTACGCCATGCCGCCATCGCCTCGAACAGCGAAGTCAAACTGCGCTGGGTTAGCGCTGAAGACTTAGAAATCGACGGCGCAGCCAAACATCTCAAGGGCGTAAGCGGCGTTGTCGTTCCCGGCGGATTTGGCATTCGCGGTGTTGATGGCAAAGTCATCGCTATTGAATACGCGCGCCAAGAAAAAATTCCCTTCCTAGGATTATGTTTGGGAATGCAGTGCGCTGCGATTGAATGGGCGAGAAATATAGCCCGCTTAGAGCAAGCGAACAGTGCAGAGTTCGATAAAGATACTCCCAACCCTATCATTGCGTTACTGCCCGAACAAGAAGATGTGGTGGATTTAGGCGGTACAATGCGCTTGGGCTTGTATCCCTGTCGCATCGCCCCCGATACGCTCGCGGCTTCTCTCTACGGCGAAGAAGTGGTTTACGAACGCCATCGCCACCGCTACGAGTTTAATAATGCTTACCGCAACCTCTTTGTAGAAACCGGCTATCAAATCAGTGGAACTTCTCCCGACGGGCGTTTAGTGGAAATGATTGAATATTCAAATCATCCCTTCTTTATTGCCACTCAGTTCCATCCCGAATTTAGCTCTCGTCCGAGTAGCCCTCACCCTTTATTTCTCGGCTTTGTTAAAGCAGCCCTGGAATGGGATGATGCTGAAGATGCTTCCTCTACTTCGATGGCGAGCGAGTCATTGCCTTCCTTAGTACAAGTTGCTGAGGTATCCTAA
- a CDS encoding ABC transporter permease codes for MNFESPLRQFGRDKLAVFGAIILGAIALAVIIGPWVYTTPPDRIDFARSMASPSWAHPFGTNDLGQDQLARMLVGGRISLAVGLAAMAVAISLGTAIGAISGYYGGWLDTLLMRATDLFLSLPQLPLLLLMVYLFRDTARAIAGPETGLFFLIVLIIGGLNWMSVARLVRANFLQLKQMEFVQAARSLGAHPRRIILAHILPNTASIIIVAATLAVGTAIITESTLSFLGLGFPPDVPTWGQMLFKAKDYMTQAPHLVIFPGLAIFLTVLSINYIGDGLRDALDPKMKK; via the coding sequence TTGAATTTTGAATCTCCCCTCCGGCAGTTCGGACGCGATAAATTAGCGGTTTTCGGCGCAATTATTTTAGGCGCGATCGCACTAGCTGTTATCATCGGTCCTTGGGTTTATACGACACCCCCCGATCGCATCGACTTCGCGCGATCGATGGCTTCCCCCAGTTGGGCGCATCCCTTCGGCACCAACGACCTCGGACAAGACCAACTGGCGCGAATGCTGGTTGGCGGGCGGATTTCCCTGGCGGTGGGCTTAGCGGCGATGGCTGTGGCAATTTCTTTGGGAACCGCGATCGGGGCAATTTCCGGGTATTATGGCGGCTGGCTCGATACGTTACTGATGCGCGCTACCGATCTCTTCCTCTCGCTGCCGCAATTGCCATTACTCTTATTAATGGTCTATTTATTCCGCGATACCGCTCGCGCGATCGCAGGGCCAGAAACCGGACTCTTTTTCCTCATCGTCCTCATCATCGGCGGACTCAACTGGATGTCCGTCGCCCGTCTCGTGCGCGCTAACTTCCTGCAACTCAAACAAATGGAATTCGTCCAAGCTGCCCGTTCCCTCGGCGCGCATCCGCGACGCATCATTTTGGCGCATATCTTACCCAACACTGCCAGCATTATTATTGTCGCTGCAACTTTAGCCGTCGGCACTGCCATTATTACCGAATCTACACTCAGTTTTTTAGGCTTAGGATTTCCTCCCGATGTCCCGACTTGGGGGCAGATGTTATTTAAAGCCAAAGATTACATGACCCAAGCGCCGCATTTAGTGATTTTTCCGGGTTTGGCGATCTTTTTAACGGTGTTGAGCATTAATTATATCGGCGATGGCCTGCGCGATGCGTTGGATCCGAAAATGAAAAAATAG
- a CDS encoding PHP domain-containing protein — translation MAISTVRALASPDLAARDKDRLVRVWENIKPNSCPYTYNFHLHTVCSDGQLKPEAVMKQALQVGLQGLAITDHHTVRGYEAAQSWLEEMRMRKPECLFPHLWVGVEITARLLDTNVHILGYAFDPEHPAIAPYLQRVEYKDGEEARAERIICAIHQAGGLAVLAHPERYRQPAKLLIPTAVGLGIDGVETYYAYRKTNPWQSTPAQTETVKKLSDRYGLYNTCGTDSHCSNILLRL, via the coding sequence ATGGCAATTTCCACGGTTCGCGCTTTAGCGTCTCCCGATCTCGCTGCCCGAGACAAAGATCGCCTCGTTCGAGTTTGGGAAAATATTAAACCGAATAGCTGTCCCTACACCTACAATTTTCATTTACATACGGTTTGTTCGGACGGTCAACTTAAGCCGGAAGCTGTGATGAAACAAGCCCTACAAGTTGGCTTGCAAGGTTTAGCTATTACCGACCATCATACCGTGCGGGGCTATGAAGCGGCGCAATCTTGGCTCGAAGAAATGCGGATGCGCAAGCCCGAATGTCTGTTCCCTCACCTTTGGGTAGGCGTAGAGATTACGGCGCGGCTGCTTGATACGAATGTGCATATTTTAGGGTATGCTTTCGATCCCGAACATCCCGCGATCGCGCCCTATCTCCAAAGAGTGGAATATAAGGATGGAGAAGAAGCGCGGGCCGAACGCATTATCTGTGCGATTCATCAAGCAGGCGGACTTGCGGTACTCGCGCATCCCGAGCGCTATCGCCAGCCCGCAAAGCTTTTGATTCCAACGGCGGTAGGATTGGGCATCGATGGTGTAGAAACCTATTACGCCTACCGCAAAACCAATCCTTGGCAATCGACTCCCGCGCAAACCGAAACGGTCAAAAAATTGAGCGATCGCTATGGGTTGTACAATACTTGCGGTACGGATAGCCACTGTTCTAATATTTTGTTGCGCCTGTGA
- a CDS encoding DUF2996 domain-containing protein produces the protein MAEETNPPEQQSEQVEAAAEPKAQDAADTPKAKPPAKEKPPAAEKAKKPKAPAVEDKPFTEFMQQDFLPALQTAAAKEGAKDMNLKFVNEAVPIVGASATEACWQVRGSWGRDNYQFNIYFPDADIQGKKGFSFSTNGAKPSILESFMIDERKVSLDLMVLYAVQRLNAEKLLARN, from the coding sequence ATGGCAGAAGAAACGAATCCCCCAGAACAGCAGTCAGAACAGGTTGAAGCTGCCGCCGAACCCAAGGCACAAGACGCAGCAGATACACCAAAAGCGAAACCGCCCGCTAAAGAGAAGCCTCCCGCCGCCGAAAAAGCGAAAAAGCCCAAAGCCCCGGCAGTGGAAGACAAGCCCTTTACTGAATTTATGCAACAAGATTTCCTTCCCGCCTTGCAAACAGCAGCCGCGAAGGAAGGGGCAAAAGATATGAATCTCAAGTTTGTCAATGAAGCTGTTCCGATTGTCGGTGCTTCGGCGACGGAAGCTTGCTGGCAAGTACGCGGCAGTTGGGGAAGAGACAACTATCAGTTCAATATTTATTTCCCCGATGCCGATATTCAAGGCAAAAAAGGCTTTTCTTTTTCGACTAACGGTGCAAAGCCTAGCATTCTCGAATCGTTTATGATTGACGAACGTAAAGTCAGTTTGGATCTGATGGTGTTGTACGCCGTACAACGCCTGAATGCTGAAAAACTGTTAGCGAGAAATTAG